The following coding sequences lie in one Allochromatium vinosum DSM 180 genomic window:
- the erpA gene encoding iron-sulfur cluster insertion protein ErpA encodes MNAEADLEAPLVFTASAASKVAELIRDEGNPGLMLRVYIQGGGCSGFQYGFTFDEDVQDGDTEVVTDGVKLLVDPMSLQYLMGAEIDYTEGLQGAQFVIRNPNATTTCGCGSSFSA; translated from the coding sequence ATGAACGCCGAAGCCGATCTCGAAGCACCACTCGTCTTTACTGCGTCTGCCGCCTCCAAGGTCGCCGAACTCATTCGCGACGAGGGCAACCCTGGACTCATGTTGCGTGTCTACATCCAGGGCGGGGGCTGCTCGGGGTTCCAGTACGGCTTCACCTTCGACGAAGACGTGCAGGACGGGGATACCGAGGTCGTGACCGATGGGGTCAAGCTGCTCGTCGATCCCATGAGCCTGCAATATCTGATGGGCGCCGAGATCGACTATACGGAAGGGCTGCAAGGCGCGCAGTTCGTCATTCGCAATCCGAACGCGACGACGACCTGCGGCTGCGGTTCCTCGTTCTCGGCCTGA
- the tyrS gene encoding tyrosine--tRNA ligase, with protein MESVERSLALIQRGTEEILLQDALRKKLEQGRPLRIKAGFDPTAPDLHLGHTVLINKLRQFQELGHEILFLIGDFTGMIGDPTGKSVTRKPLSREQIEENAQTYKDQVFRILDPDKTRILFNSHWLDDLGTAGLVQLAARQTVARMLERDDFSKRYKSGQPIAIHEFLYPLIQGYDSVALRADVELGGTDQKFNLLMGRQLQEAYGQEAQVVITLPILEGLDGVQKMSKSLGNYIGIADAPEEMFGKLMSISDDLMWRYFELLSFRELSEIEDWRRAVSEGANPRDIKFELGLELVTRFHGAEQARKAQEAFVARFQKGAMPDNMPFVELACSDDAGLPLANLLKEAGLVASTSEAIRMVRQGAVRIDGERVEDVQQVCAVGAEHIYQVGKHRFAKVRLG; from the coding sequence ATGGAATCCGTCGAGCGATCACTCGCGCTCATTCAGCGCGGCACCGAAGAAATCCTGCTGCAAGACGCCCTGCGCAAGAAGCTGGAGCAGGGGCGGCCACTGCGCATCAAGGCCGGCTTCGATCCGACCGCGCCGGATCTGCACCTCGGCCACACGGTGCTCATCAACAAACTGCGCCAGTTCCAGGAGCTCGGGCACGAGATCCTGTTCCTGATCGGTGACTTCACCGGCATGATCGGCGATCCCACCGGCAAGAGCGTGACGCGCAAACCGCTGTCGCGTGAGCAGATCGAGGAGAACGCCCAGACCTATAAGGATCAGGTGTTCCGCATCCTCGATCCGGACAAGACCCGGATCCTCTTCAACTCTCACTGGCTCGATGACCTCGGGACGGCCGGTTTGGTTCAACTGGCCGCGCGCCAGACGGTCGCGCGTATGCTGGAGCGCGACGATTTCTCCAAACGCTACAAGTCCGGGCAGCCGATCGCCATTCACGAATTCCTCTATCCGCTCATCCAGGGCTATGACTCGGTGGCCCTGCGCGCCGACGTCGAGCTGGGCGGAACCGATCAGAAGTTCAACCTGCTCATGGGCCGCCAGCTCCAGGAAGCCTATGGTCAGGAAGCGCAGGTCGTCATCACTCTGCCGATCCTCGAAGGTCTCGACGGGGTGCAGAAGATGTCGAAGTCGCTCGGCAACTATATCGGCATCGCCGATGCGCCCGAGGAGATGTTCGGCAAGCTGATGTCGATCTCGGACGATCTGATGTGGCGTTACTTCGAGCTGCTCAGTTTCCGCGAGCTGTCGGAGATCGAGGACTGGCGTCGCGCTGTGAGTGAAGGTGCCAATCCACGTGATATCAAATTCGAGCTCGGCTTGGAACTCGTGACCCGTTTCCACGGTGCCGAACAGGCGCGCAAGGCGCAGGAAGCCTTCGTGGCCCGGTTCCAGAAGGGGGCCATGCCGGATAACATGCCCTTCGTCGAGCTGGCGTGTTCCGATGATGCCGGTCTGCCGCTCGCCAATCTGCTCAAGGAGGCCGGACTCGTGGCCAGCACCTCCGAGGCTATCCGGATGGTGCGCCAGGGTGCCGTGCGTATCGACGGCGAGCGCGTTGAGGATGTACAGCAGGTCTGTGCAGTCGGCGCCGAACATATCTATCAGGTTGGCAAGCACCGGTTTGCCAAGGTTCGTCTGGGTTGA